The following nucleotide sequence is from Tardiphaga sp. 709.
CCAGTGCCGCGCGCGTCCGCTGGCCGCCGGAAAGTGCAGATAGCGCCACGTCATGGCTAACATCGAGCCTTACCCGCCCGAGACATCGGGCCACCCGTGCTTCGAGATCCCAGTCGGCCAGAGCAAGCTCTTCCACCGTGGCCGTGCCGGCTTCCGCCCGGTCGAGAAGATTTAATGCATCAGTTGCGCCGAACAGATCGGCAACCATCTCGCCGGGACGGAGCTCCAGCGCCTGCCGCAACACCGCCAGCCGGCCATGAACGCTCACACTGCCCTGATGAGGCGCGAGATCGCCCGACATCACACGCAGAAGCGTGGATTTCCCGACGCCGTTACGGCCGACCAGGCCGGCGCGCTCGGCGCCAAAACTAAGATTGAGGTTGGTGAAAAGCGAACGGCCGTCAGCCGTCGCGACAGACAGACCGGATACAGTGATGTGTGCAGGCATGGACGAAACTCTCCCGGGAAACAAAGCGAACTGGCGTTGTCACCTGGGCGAAATCCATCGAAGCACACATCCTGTTGAAATGACGATGGCGGCTGACTAATCGCCAACTGCGGCGCGCTTGTGGCGTTGGCAAAATCGCCCGGTCCCTCTAACAACGACACCATGACCGAGATCACCGCTATCGCTGCCGCCTTCGCTCCGTTCGAAACGCTGGCCTCTTCGCTTCTGCATCACGTCAAGACCGATGACGGATCGCATGACGTCGCGCATCTGGCGCGTGTCTGGTCCAACGTCCGCACCATCCAGGAAGTCGAGGGCGGCGATCCCGAAATCCTGGCGGCAGCGACGCTGCTGCACGACTGCGTCGCCGTCGAGAAGAGCTCACCGCTCCGCGCCAGTGCCTCGCGCCTCGCTGCCGAACACGCGGTGACCCTGCTCGCCCCGTTCGGCTGGACGACCGAGCGGCTCGAGCGCGTTGCCCATGCCATCGCGGCGCATAGTTTCTCGGCGAAGATCACACCTGAAACGATCGAAGCGCAGATCCTGCAGGACGCAGACCGGCTGGACGCCATGGGCGCCATCGGCATCGCGCGCTGCTTCTACACCGCCGGGCGGATGCAGTCCTTCCTGTACGATCCGGAAGACCCGGCAGCACGCCATCGCCCATTCGACGATCGCAATTTTGCGATCGATCATCTGCCGGCCAAACTGCTGACGCTCGCGGAGGGCTTCAACACCGCCACCGGCCGACGCATGGCGCAGCAACGCCACGCGCGGACCGAGGCGTTCCTCACCGCCTTCATGAGCGAGGTCGGCGCGTCCTGATATGGGCGCTCACGGCGCCCACTTCGTGAACACGTAATCCCGCTCCTTCACGCGTGCCTCGTGACACGCAAAGCAGGTTTCGTGCTGGGCTCGATCGACCGGCTTGCCGTTAATGAAGCGGCCGAAGCCCCAACCGCCTGACGAAGCATATTTCTTCGAATCCTTCACCATCACCTGCACCGTGGTCGCGGCGCCGGGGATCGAGGCGGATTCGAATTCCGGCGACTGGGTGTGCTTCCAGGCCAGCTTCACCAGCACCGTGCCATCGGGAAACGGCAGCTTGCCGTCCCGATAGGCCTTGATGGCAATGTCATTACCGACCACGGCGCGCAGCTCATTCAGAGGCTCAGCCTCCTGCGCCGGCGCGATCAGCTCCCATTTGCGATAGCCATCCGGAAGTGCGACGCCATAGATTGGCGACAGGTTTTCCGGATTGGGGGTATTGGCGGCAAAGGCCGCCAATACCCCGGATGACACCACGCCTGCCGCGAGGCTCGCCGCAAGAATCCATCGCATCCCGGATCTCCTTCAGCGCGCCATCGCGTCGGCGTCGATGATCGCCTGGGCGAACTCGCGCGGCGCTTCCTGCGGCAGGTTGTGACCGATGCCGCCATTCACCGTGCGATGCTCGTACTTGCCGGTGAACTTCTTGGCATAGGCCTTGGGATCGGGATGCGGCGCGCCATTGGCGTCGCCTTCCATCGTAATGGTCGGCACCGAAATCACCGGCCCCTGCGCCAGCCGCTTCTCGAGCTCGTCATACTTCGCCTCGCCCTGGGCGAGTTCGAGCCGCCAGCGATAGTTGTGGATGGTGATGGCGACGTGATCGGGGTTCTCGAACGCCTTGGCGCTGCGATCATAAGTGGCGTCGTCGAAATTCCACTTCGGCGAGGCCAGCTTCCAGATCAGCTTGGCGAAGTCGTGCCGGTACTTGTCGTACCCCAGCCGACCACGCTCCGTGGTGAAGTAGAACTGGTACCACCATTCGAGCTCCGCCTTCGGCGGCAGCGGCATCCGGTTGCCCTCCTGGCTCCCGATCAGGTAGCCGCTGACGGCGACCAGTGCCTTGACGCGCTCCGGCCAGATCGCAGCGAGAATGTCGGCCGTGCGGCCGCCCCAGTCGTAGCCGCCGACCACCGCCTTCTCGATCTTCAGTGCGTCCATGAACGCGACGATGTCTGTGGCCAGCGCTGCTGGCTGGCCATTGCGCACCGTCGCGTCGGAGAGGAAGCGCGTGCCGCCATACCCGCGCAGATACGGGATGATGACGCGGTAGCCGGCGGAGGCCAGCAGCGGCGCGACATCCACATAGCTGTAGATGTCATAGGGCCAGCCGTGCAGCAGCAGCACAACGGGGCCGTTGGCCGGGCCGTCCTCGGCATAGGCGACGCTGAGGTCGCCGGCATTGATCTGCTTTAGCGGCTTGAACGAGGTGTGCGTACCGCGCTTGATGGCCGGGAGCTGCTTGCCGGCCTTGGCGGCCTGCGCCGCGGCGGAGTCGATGCCGCCGAACTGGGCCGCGGCGATGCCCATGAGCGCCGCGCCCAGCAGACTGCGGCGGTTGAAGTGGCTGGTGTGGCGCTTGTCATTCGTCATGGTGCATATCCTCCGGGCAATGACGGTTAAGGCCGTCGATGTGCGGACCATGCCGCGGTACCGGCATCCTCGCTTGAAGATTTCTCCGATTTTCTCTTGAGAAGGCCATGATTTATCGTTGAGACGGGGTGTGCTAGGGGACGCTCCTGCGCACAAGGCCTTGGCGCGACAACAGGTATTGGACCCCCTATCTTGCTGTTTCAGTTCGACGAATTCGTCCTCGACACTGACCGGCGGGAGCTGCGGCGGGGCACGGACACGGTGGCGGTGGAACCGCAGGTGTTCGACGTGCTGGAATTCCTGATCCGCGCCCGGGACAAGGTCGTCAGCCGTGACGATCTGCTAGCCGAGGTCTGGCATGGCCGCATCGTGTCCGAGGCGACGCTCAGCAGCCGGGTCAACGCGGCCCGCACGGCCATCGGCGACAATGGCGAGCAGCAGCGGCTGATCCGTACTTTACCGCGGAAGGGGTTTCGCTTTGTCGGCGAGGTCATCGAACAGACCGACGGCCCCTCGCCGCTCGTGGTGACGGCGCCCGCAACGGAACTCCTGCCCGAAGCCGCCGACCCCGAAGGGCTGTCGATCGCGGTGCTGCCCTTCAACAATATGAGCGCGGACCCCGAACAGGATTATTTCGGCGACGGTATCGCCGAGGAAATCATCACCGCGCTGTCGCGCTGCAGCGGACTGTTCGTGATCGCGCGCAATTCGTCCTTCACCTATAAGAACAAGCCGGTCGACATTCGCGAGGTCGGCCGCACGCTTGGCGTCAACTACGTGCTCGAAGGCAGCGTCCGCCGCGCTGGCGAGCGGCTCCGCATCATCGCGCAACTGATCGACGCCCGTTCCGGCGCGCATCTGTGGGCTGACAAATTCGATGGCGACCGCAGCGATGTATTCGACCTGCAGGACCGCATCACCGAACAAGCCGTCGCCGCCATCGAACCGACGCTACGCATCGCCGAAATCGAACGGCGCAGGCACAGCCGTCCGAACAAGCCCGATGCCTATGACTTGCTGCTGCGCGCCTCCGGCTACGAACACGATTTCACGCCCGAAAGCATGACCGCGGCGCTGGATTGCCTGCATCAGGCGCTGGCGCTCGATCCGACTTACGCGCCCGCGATGGCAGCAGCGGCCTATTGCCATGCGCAGCGACACTTCCAGGGCTGGATCAGCCCAGACGACGCCCATCGCAGCGAAGGCCTGGTGCTCGCGCATCGCGCCATCGAGCGGATGCCGAACGATCCGCAAATCCTCTGGATGGCCGCGTTTGCGATCTGGAATCTTGCCGAACCACAGACGGCGAAGGACCCTGCCATCGAATTGTTCAGCCGCTCGCTCGCGATCAATCCAAACTCCGCCACTGCACTCGCACTGGCCGGATGGATCGAGACCATGCGCGGCCAGCAGCAGGCCGGTCGCGCGCTGCTCGATCGTGCGCGACGTTTGAACCCGCTCGATCCGCACGGTTGGTTCGTTTCCGGTGCGCTTGCGATAGCAGCGATCATCGACGAGAACTACAGCGAGGCGATCGCTTGGGCGGACAAGGCGCTGCTGCAGAACCGCCGCTTCGCCGTCGCACTCCGCGCGCTCGCCGTGGCACTGGTCAAGACCGGCGAACATGAACGCGCCGCACAGGTGGTCGAGGAGTTGCTGACCATCGAGCCGGAGCTGACAGTCTCCGCTTTCTTTGCGCGCATCCCCGTCCCCGTGGAATCGATGGCGCAAACCTACGCCGTCGCCCTGAAAGCCGCGGGGCTGCCAGAATGACGATCCGCCCGATCGTCCGCTATCCTGATCCGCGTCTCGCGCAGCCGGCCGCACCTGTCACGGTGTTCGACGATGCGCTGCGCGCGCTCTCTGACGATCTGCGCGACACCATGCATGCCGCTCCCGGCATCGGCATCACCGCGCCGCATATCGGCCTTTCCCTGCGCGTCGTCGTGCTCGATCTCGGCGATAGCGCCAGGACCTATGTGAACCCGGAGATCACATGGGCCTCGCCCGAGATGATCATGCATCAGGAAGGCAGTGTCTCGATGCCCGGTGTGAATGACGATATCCAACGTCATACTCGTATCCGACTCGCCTATCACGATCTCGACGGCAATACGCAGATCGAAGAGTCCGACGGACTGCGTGCGGTCTGCCACCAACACGAGATCGACCAGCTCAACGGCATGTTCTGGATTCAGCGCCTGTCGCGCCTCAAGCGCGAGCGGCTGATCAAGCGCTTCGAAAAGTTGTCGCGCGCCTGAAGCGCGCGACAATCGTCACGTCCGCCACTGCTATTGGTGGCATCGGCCGGATATCAGCCTGAGCCAGGGCACGGTATGGAACAAACTCATCAGGGCATACATCACCACCATTCCGCTCCACGGCGATGAACGCGACGTTGAACAGAATAGGTCTGGCGAATTGCCATCGAGCACACCCGTCAGCAGCGCCATCAATGCGAAGGCTGGTGCGGCCGCAAGGCATAGCCAGTCGGCAGCCGGCGCAAGGTGACCCATTGTCCAGCGATCGGGTTTCGCACCACCAGTGACATCGTTGAGCATGCTACTCATGGGTCTTCCGGAACGTGGCCTCTCCGGCGGCCGAGACCTCGACCCATTTCTTGTCGGGCGCAGCGCCGGCGACGTAGTTGTCGTGCCAGTTCCACCATTTGTAGGTCGGAGTCTGCGGGTAGCCTTCGGGCGAATCCTCCCAGACCTCCTGGCGGCCGAGCGGCGTCGCATCGAGATAGCTCCAGGTGGTCCCCATCGCCTCGTCGCCGCGGCTGTTGATGAAATAGGTGCGGAACACGCGATCGCCGTCGCGGAAGAACACGTTGTGGCCGTGCCACTCGTCGACGCCGAAGTCGGCGTCGAAACTATCCGTGATGGTGACCCAGGGCATCTCCCAGCCCATCCGCGCCTTCAGGCGCGCGACGTCTGCCTGCGGTGCCCGTGAGGCGTAGACGAGAGTGGTATCGCGGGCATTCAGATGTGCGAGATGGGCGACCTGATCGGCGCCCAGCGAACAGCCGCAGCAGGCGTGATCGGGCCAGCCGAACACGCCTGGCTCGAAGAAGGCGCGATAGACGATCAACTGACGACGGCCGTCGAACAGGTCGAGCAAATTGGCTTTGCCATCGGGCCCTTCGAACGCATAGGCCTTCTCCACCGCCATCCACGGCATCCTCCGACGCTCAGCCGCCAGCGCATCGCGCGCGCGCATCACAGCCTTCTCCTTCACGAGCATGTTCGCGCGCGCGGCATCCCACTCTTGCGGTGACACAATCGGTGGTGTTCTCATCGGTGCCGTCATGGTCTTCTCCATTTCGTCCATCGTCATGCGTTGCCGGCACGACTTGCCGGTTGATCGTCGTGAGGTAGATTAGGACCGGACAATTTGAGGGTGGGAGTGACAAGTGTGGCGGGATTCAGATGGACTCCCTGATCACCGCCGCAGGACATGCTCTCGCGGCGGGTGACCCGCTCGGTGCCCTGAAGCGCGTTGCATTGCGCGACGATCCGCCAGCGCTCGCACTGCGCGGCATCGCAATGGCACAGCTCGGCGATTTCGCACGCGCGAAGGATCTCGTGAAACGGGCCGCGCGCGCCTTCGGTGCGAAGGAACCGGTGGCGCGTGCGCGGTGCATCGTCGCCGAGGCGGAGATTGCGCTTGTCTCGCGCGATCTGAACTGGCCGAGCAAGGCGCTCGACACCGCGCGGCTCACGCTCGACGCCCACGGCGACCATGTGAATGCGGCCTATGGCGGCTATCTCGACGTCAGGCGCCTTCTCCTGATCGGACGTCTCGACGAAGCCGAACGCAAGCTCGGCGCCCTCGATCCTGCACCTCTGCCGCCCGCCTTGCGTACGGCGCACGCGCTAGTCGTCGCCGGCATCGCGATGCGCCGCCTGCAGGCGAAAAAGTCACGCGCCGCCATTGCCGACGCGCAGCGTGCCGCCAGGCTTGCCCGCATTCCGGCGCTAACGGCCGAAGTGGACACGGCATCCCGACTTCTCGATGCTCCCGCTGCGCGTCTGATCGCACGCGGCGGCGAACGCGTGTTGCTGCTCGACGATGTCGAGGCGCTGCAGAATTCGAAAGCCATCGTCATCGATGCGTGCCGGCATGTCATCCGCTGTCAGAAGACAGAGCTGTCGCTGGCGACCCGGCCCGTCCTGTTCGCCCTCGCCCGCGCACTTGGCGAAGCATGGCCTGCGGATGTTTCCCGCGAAACGCTGCTGGCGCGCGCATTTCGCGCCAGACATGCCGATGACTCCCATCGCGCGCGGCTCCGCGTCGAGATGGGACGGCTGCGCAAACTGCTTGCGCCGCTGGCCGAGGTGAACGCGACCAAGCCCGGTTTTGCGCTGGTACTGCGCCGCGCCCGCGACGTCGTCGTGCTGGCGCGGCCGGTCGAGGAAGAACACGCCACAGTGCTCGCGCTTCTCGCCGATGGAGAAGCCTGGTCGAGTTCGGCATTGGCGCTGGCGCTCGGCACGAGCCAGCGCAGCGTTCAGCGGGCACTCGACGAACTGGCGGTGGAGAACAAGGTGCAGCCGCTCGGTCGCGGTCGCGCACGCCGCTGGACGTCGCCGTCCCTGCCGGGACTCGCGACGATGTTGTTACTCCCGCCGCCGCTGCCGGATCACTAGGGTCATCGTCACATCATCAGGGAGAGTTACATGACCAACTCAGCAGCCGAAATCATCCGCGAATATGGCCCCTTCGAGGGTGTCGACGGCGTGCATGGCGTCACCTATGACGGCACGCAAGTCTGGTTCGCATCCGGAAACAAACTCCACGCACTCGATCCCGCAAGCGGCAAGATGGTACGTGCCATCGACGTCGCTGCCCACGCCGGCACGGCCTTCGACGGCAAGCATCTGTTTCAGATCGCCGAGGACCGTATCCAGAAGATCGATCCGCAAACCGGCCGCGTGCTGAACACCATCCCGGCGCCCGGCAATGGTGGCGACTCCGGCATGGCATGGGCGGAGGGCACGCTCTGGGTCGGGCAATATCGCGAGCGCAAGATTCATCAGATCGATCCCGATACCGGCAAGATCCTGCGCACCATCGAGAGCAACCGCTTCGTCACCGGCGTGACCTGGGTCGACGGCGAACTCTGGCACGGCACCTGGGAAAACGACGAGAGCGACATCAGGCGCATCGATCCGCAAACCGGCGAAGCGCTGGAGAAGCTCGCACTGCCCGCAGGCAGTGGCGTCTCCGGCCTCGAGTCAGATGGTGCCGATCAGTTCTTCGCCGGCGGCGGAGCCAGCGGCAAGGTACGCGCGATCAGGCGGCCGAAGCGGAAGTGAAAAGCAACGAGTGACGCCACTTCACTTTCTGGTTTGCGGATAGATCGTCTCGCCCTTCTTGAGCATCTCGACGAAGGCCGCAATCCGCTTCTTGCGGCCGGCTTCGGTCTTCATATTGTGGACCCGAAATGCCAGCGAGAAGCGGTTCTGGGCGCTGAGTTTGGCCAGCATCGCTTTGGCTTTCGGCTCGGCGTCGATTGCGGCCTGCAGATCGGCGGGGATCGCCATGTCCTTGCCGCTGCCATAGGCGCGATCCCAGCGGCCATCGGCCTTCGCCGCCTCGACATGGACAAGGCCGTGCTCGGTCATGCGCTCCTCTGCGACGAGGCGCGCAACATTGTCGACGTTGATCTTGCTCCACACGCTCTTCTTTCCGCGCGGTGAATAGCGTTGGAGAAAGCTCGTCTCGTCCAGCCCCTTGCGGATGCCGTCGATCCAGCCCCAGCACAGCACGACATCGATCGCCTCCTTCGGCGTGATCGATGGAAGGCCAGATTTCAGTTTGTGAATCCTGATCCAGACCTCGTCCGCCTTGTCGTGGTTCCTGCCGAGCCATTTATAGAACGCGTCGGCGCTCTTGAACTCACGCACATTCGCGGGATCGACCTTGACGGGTGCCATGCTCTGCCCTGCCCCAGCACGCCGCGTTAGCGCGCGTCCAGCCCCATCTGCCAGAAATCGGCTTCCAGGCGCGACGCCTGGCCAAATAGTTTTGCGAGCTCCGTAAAGCGCCGCTCGGTCATCGCACGCGCGGCGAGATCGTCGAGATGGCGGCGCGCTTTCACCGCGATATCCTGATAGGCGTCGCCGGCATATTCGCCGATCCATTCGCGATACGGATGATCGCCGAGCGCGTCGACACCATCCGGCGCCAACCTGCGGCCGATCTCGGCATAACCGATGACGCAAGGCGCCAGCGCCACATGCAGGTCGAGCAGATCGCCGGCGGCGCCGCAATCCAGTACGAAGCGCGTATAGGCCACCGTCGCCTGCAGCTCAGGCGCAGCCTCGATATCGGCCGGCGACAGTCCCCACCTCCCGCACAGTTTTACGTGAAGCTCCATCTCGCCGAGAATGGCCGCGAGCCCACCCTGCGCCGACTTCATGTCGTCAAGCGTGCGGCTCTTGTAGGTCGCCAGCGCATAGGCGCGTGCGAACTGGATCAGGAACAAATAGTCCTGCACCAGATAGTTGCGAAATGCCGGCTCCGGCAGCGTGCCGGCGCCGAGTTGGCGGACGAAACTATGATCGACATAGCTGGACCAGTCATCGGCCGCAGCTGATTTGAGACGATCAAAAATATCCATGCGCATTCCAATTCACGCGTTCATCCGTCCACTGCCCTGCGTTGCTCTACGCCACTTTGCGGCATAGGGCAGCACGAACATATAGAGACCGCTGAACATCAACAGAAACAGCGGTGGCAACGGCGAGAAGGTCACCCAGGCTGGCGGCTCGCCAAATCCGCGGACAGCGAAATTGGCGATGACCGTCACAGTAAAAGCCAGCGACAGCCAGCGGTGTGCGTATCTGATCCATAGGTTCATGTTGAGTAACCCTCAGTGCAATGCGGAAGTGGCGTGAGATTCTGTGTCGGCCGAATTCAGTCCAGTCGCGCCAGAAGCTGCTCCATCGACGTCAGGAATCGCGGCCATCCGAACTTGGCGCCCTGATAGGCCTGCTCCTGATCCGGTCGGAAGCCGATCTGCTCCATCCGCAGCAGTGTTCCGTTGCTCGAAGGTGTAAGGGTCCAGGTCACGACACTCTCGAGACCAGGGCCTCCCACGTGTAGGCGAGCTTTTGGTTCGGCTCGACTTCCGTGACCCGGCAAGCGACCTCGCCCCAGTTCGCGCTCAGATCAAAGCGATGGCCGATGACAGGCTTGAAATCGTTTTTCATCAGCCATTCCGCGATCAGATGCGGCTGGGTCAGCGCGCGCCAGAGCTTTTCCGGCGCATGGCCGAACTCCCGCTCGACGACGACAGAACGTGTTTCGGCTGCAGTACTGGTCAATTGTCCATCCTCTTCAGCAGTTGTTCGAGATCGTCGAACCGGCTCTCCCAGAACCCGGCCATCTGGCTGGTCCAGTCGAGCAGCGGCGCCAGGGCCGCCGGTTGCGAGCGATAATGTGTCTGACGGCCGCTCTGGCGATCGAGCACCAGCCCCGCCTGCTTCAGCACGCCGAGATGTTTGGAGACCGCCGGCTGCGAGACGCCGGCTTGCGCGGTCAGCGCCGCGACGGTCTGCTCCCCGTCACGGCAGAGCCGCTCGAAGATCGCGCGCCGGGTGGGATCGGCAAGCGTCTTGAAGAGCACATCGAAGGTGGTCGGCATCGCAATCCATAACCCGTCAGTTATCGATTAGATCAATAACCAATGAGTTATGGGTTGGTCAAGCGTGAAATGGATGGGAGGGAGTTTCGGGATCGCGGAAAGCGCGGGCGTCGTCCGAGGCGGCCGATCTACTTGCCGTCGTCG
It contains:
- a CDS encoding HD domain-containing protein, whose protein sequence is MTEITAIAAAFAPFETLASSLLHHVKTDDGSHDVAHLARVWSNVRTIQEVEGGDPEILAAATLLHDCVAVEKSSPLRASASRLAAEHAVTLLAPFGWTTERLERVAHAIAAHSFSAKITPETIEAQILQDADRLDAMGAIGIARCFYTAGRMQSFLYDPEDPAARHRPFDDRNFAIDHLPAKLLTLAEGFNTATGRRMAQQRHARTEAFLTAFMSEVGAS
- a CDS encoding cytochrome P460 family protein; the protein is MRWILAASLAAGVVSSGVLAAFAANTPNPENLSPIYGVALPDGYRKWELIAPAQEAEPLNELRAVVGNDIAIKAYRDGKLPFPDGTVLVKLAWKHTQSPEFESASIPGAATTVQVMVKDSKKYASSGGWGFGRFINGKPVDRAQHETCFACHEARVKERDYVFTKWAP
- a CDS encoding alpha/beta fold hydrolase; this translates as MTNDKRHTSHFNRRSLLGAALMGIAAAQFGGIDSAAAQAAKAGKQLPAIKRGTHTSFKPLKQINAGDLSVAYAEDGPANGPVVLLLHGWPYDIYSYVDVAPLLASAGYRVIIPYLRGYGGTRFLSDATVRNGQPAALATDIVAFMDALKIEKAVVGGYDWGGRTADILAAIWPERVKALVAVSGYLIGSQEGNRMPLPPKAELEWWYQFYFTTERGRLGYDKYRHDFAKLIWKLASPKWNFDDATYDRSAKAFENPDHVAITIHNYRWRLELAQGEAKYDELEKRLAQGPVISVPTITMEGDANGAPHPDPKAYAKKFTGKYEHRTVNGGIGHNLPQEAPREFAQAIIDADAMAR
- a CDS encoding winged helix-turn-helix domain-containing tetratricopeptide repeat protein, giving the protein MLFQFDEFVLDTDRRELRRGTDTVAVEPQVFDVLEFLIRARDKVVSRDDLLAEVWHGRIVSEATLSSRVNAARTAIGDNGEQQRLIRTLPRKGFRFVGEVIEQTDGPSPLVVTAPATELLPEAADPEGLSIAVLPFNNMSADPEQDYFGDGIAEEIITALSRCSGLFVIARNSSFTYKNKPVDIREVGRTLGVNYVLEGSVRRAGERLRIIAQLIDARSGAHLWADKFDGDRSDVFDLQDRITEQAVAAIEPTLRIAEIERRRHSRPNKPDAYDLLLRASGYEHDFTPESMTAALDCLHQALALDPTYAPAMAAAAYCHAQRHFQGWISPDDAHRSEGLVLAHRAIERMPNDPQILWMAAFAIWNLAEPQTAKDPAIELFSRSLAINPNSATALALAGWIETMRGQQQAGRALLDRARRLNPLDPHGWFVSGALAIAAIIDENYSEAIAWADKALLQNRRFAVALRALAVALVKTGEHERAAQVVEELLTIEPELTVSAFFARIPVPVESMAQTYAVALKAAGLPE
- a CDS encoding peptide deformylase, which encodes MTIRPIVRYPDPRLAQPAAPVTVFDDALRALSDDLRDTMHAAPGIGITAPHIGLSLRVVVLDLGDSARTYVNPEITWASPEMIMHQEGSVSMPGVNDDIQRHTRIRLAYHDLDGNTQIEESDGLRAVCHQHEIDQLNGMFWIQRLSRLKRERLIKRFEKLSRA
- a CDS encoding DUF899 domain-containing protein, with product MTAPMRTPPIVSPQEWDAARANMLVKEKAVMRARDALAAERRRMPWMAVEKAYAFEGPDGKANLLDLFDGRRQLIVYRAFFEPGVFGWPDHACCGCSLGADQVAHLAHLNARDTTLVYASRAPQADVARLKARMGWEMPWVTITDSFDADFGVDEWHGHNVFFRDGDRVFRTYFINSRGDEAMGTTWSYLDATPLGRQEVWEDSPEGYPQTPTYKWWNWHDNYVAGAAPDKKWVEVSAAGEATFRKTHE
- a CDS encoding helix-turn-helix domain-containing protein, which codes for MDSLITAAGHALAAGDPLGALKRVALRDDPPALALRGIAMAQLGDFARAKDLVKRAARAFGAKEPVARARCIVAEAEIALVSRDLNWPSKALDTARLTLDAHGDHVNAAYGGYLDVRRLLLIGRLDEAERKLGALDPAPLPPALRTAHALVVAGIAMRRLQAKKSRAAIADAQRAARLARIPALTAEVDTASRLLDAPAARLIARGGERVLLLDDVEALQNSKAIVIDACRHVIRCQKTELSLATRPVLFALARALGEAWPADVSRETLLARAFRARHADDSHRARLRVEMGRLRKLLAPLAEVNATKPGFALVLRRARDVVVLARPVEEEHATVLALLADGEAWSSSALALALGTSQRSVQRALDELAVENKVQPLGRGRARRWTSPSLPGLATMLLLPPPLPDH
- a CDS encoding DUF5074 domain-containing protein, with the protein product MTNSAAEIIREYGPFEGVDGVHGVTYDGTQVWFASGNKLHALDPASGKMVRAIDVAAHAGTAFDGKHLFQIAEDRIQKIDPQTGRVLNTIPAPGNGGDSGMAWAEGTLWVGQYRERKIHQIDPDTGKILRTIESNRFVTGVTWVDGELWHGTWENDESDIRRIDPQTGEALEKLALPAGSGVSGLESDGADQFFAGGGASGKVRAIRRPKRK
- a CDS encoding YdeI/OmpD-associated family protein; the protein is MAPVKVDPANVREFKSADAFYKWLGRNHDKADEVWIRIHKLKSGLPSITPKEAIDVVLCWGWIDGIRKGLDETSFLQRYSPRGKKSVWSKINVDNVARLVAEERMTEHGLVHVEAAKADGRWDRAYGSGKDMAIPADLQAAIDAEPKAKAMLAKLSAQNRFSLAFRVHNMKTEAGRKKRIAAFVEMLKKGETIYPQTRK
- a CDS encoding TenA family protein, yielding MDIFDRLKSAAADDWSSYVDHSFVRQLGAGTLPEPAFRNYLVQDYLFLIQFARAYALATYKSRTLDDMKSAQGGLAAILGEMELHVKLCGRWGLSPADIEAAPELQATVAYTRFVLDCGAAGDLLDLHVALAPCVIGYAEIGRRLAPDGVDALGDHPYREWIGEYAGDAYQDIAVKARRHLDDLAARAMTERRFTELAKLFGQASRLEADFWQMGLDAR
- a CDS encoding metalloregulator ArsR/SmtB family transcription factor is translated as MPTTFDVLFKTLADPTRRAIFERLCRDGEQTVAALTAQAGVSQPAVSKHLGVLKQAGLVLDRQSGRQTHYRSQPAALAPLLDWTSQMAGFWESRFDDLEQLLKRMDN